The proteins below are encoded in one region of Triticum aestivum cultivar Chinese Spring chromosome 1B, IWGSC CS RefSeq v2.1, whole genome shotgun sequence:
- the LOC123113018 gene encoding villin-1 isoform X3: MSTMKGVDGEFLGVGDKPGLNIWCIMGTSVVPIAKSLHGKFYNGNCYIILHTAEVKSGTRRHNVHYWIGEEAKEEDCLMASDKAVELDAALGSHTIQYRETQGEESDKFLSYFKPCIIPVQGSFSSHWRRSGDECDGTTMFRCEGEHVARLREVPFSRSSLDHKAAFIVDTPSKIFLFSGCNSCVQTRAMALDVIKHLRENRHCGRCEIGIIEDGKLAGDSDAGEFWNLFGGYAPIPRDVPDAANGGPMTTSPKKLFWINKRILVPMEAQFLEREMLKSDRSYILDCGAEIFLWIGMTTLVSEKKTSATALEEYVHLQGRSSIGRTVIMTEGHEIADFKLHFQHWPKNVVQKLYEAGREKVAAIFKHQGYDVAEIPDDNPRPLISSNGCLKVWLVDRGCVTLLCTEEQEQLYNGDCYIIQYSYAEDGKDYHLFLAWFGQDSVQEDRVATVSLMSSMADSVKGRAVVGQVLEGREPELFFLVFKSLIIFKGGRSTAYKNSILQKSNRTELYQKDGAALFRVQGLRPDCIRAIQVHLAASSLNSSHCYILQDGASFFTWLGSLSSPSDHVLLDRMMDKLCPLKQSSLVREGSETDRFWTTLGGRSEYSKEKRIKGWPTDPHLYTCTFQQCLFKAKEVFSFSQDDLATEETLILDCGEEIYVWVGLHSGVTSKEHALDFGKMFLQAGIARDGPRSVTETTVYAVAEGDEPAFFTSFFNWDSSKQAAAMLGNSFERKLAMLKGLSPKLEVVVYYLISLIFFKTTCLNSKNLPED, translated from the exons ATGTCGACAATGAAGGGCGTCGACGGCGAGTTCCTCGGCGTCGGCGACAAGCC AGGGCTGAATATCTGGTGTATTATGGGCACCAGTGTAGTCCCAATTGCAAAATCCTTGCATGGCAAGTTCTACAATGGGAACTGCTATATCATACTCCAT ACAGCTGAAGTCAAGAGCGGAACTCGAAGGCATAATGTGCATTACTGGATAGGGGAGGAGGCCAAAGAG GAAGATTGTTTGATGGCCTCTGACAAGGCCGTTGAGTTGGATGCGGCGCTGGGCTCTCACACGATCCAGTACAGGGAAACACAAGGCGAAGAATCCGACAAGTTCTTGTCATACTTCAAACCATGCATCATCCCTGTACAAGGTAGCTTCTCTTCGCACTGGAGAAGATCTGGGGATGAATGCGACGGGACCACGATGTTTCGGTGCGAAGGAGAGCATGTAGCTCGTCTAAGAGAA GTTCCATTTTCGCGGTCCTCTCTGGATCATAAGGCGGCATTTATAGTGGACACACCATCCAAGATTTTCCTTTTCAGCGGTTGTAATTCTTGCGTACAAACAAGGGCTATGGCACTAGATGTCATAAAGCATTTGAGAGAAAACCGACACTGCGGCAGATGTGAGATCGGGATAATAG AGGATGGAAAGCTTGCTGGTGATTCAGATGCTGGTGAGTTTTGGAACCTCTTTGGAGGTTATGCGCCTATTCCTCGTGATGTACCAGACGCAGCCAATGGGGGACCGATGACTACCTCACCCAAGAAACTTTTTTG GATTAACAAGAGAATCCTTGTTCCCATGGAGGCCCAGTTTTTAGAAAGAGAAATGCTGAAGTCTGACAGAAGTTACATACTGGACTGTGGAGCTGAAATATTCTTGTGGATAGGGATGACAACACTAGTTTCAGAGAAGAAGACATCTGCTACCGCATTAGAG GAGTACGTACACTTACAAGGCAGATCATCAATTGGCCGCACTGTTATAATGACTGAAGGTCATGAAATTGCCGATTTTAAGCTGCATTTTCAGCATTGGCCAAAGAATGTTGTGCAGAAGTTGTATGAGGCAGGGCGGGAGAAAGTGGCAG CAATTTTCAAGCATCAGGGCTACGATGTTGCAGAAATTCCAGATGACAATCCTCGGCCGCTCATCAGTAGTAATGGTTGTCTTAAG GTCTGGCTGGTAGACCGTGGTTGTGTAACCCTCCTTTGCACCGAGGAGCAGGAGCAACTATACAATGGAGACTGCTATATCATACAGTACAGCTACGCTGAAGATGGAAAAGATTATCATCTGTTCCTTGCTTGGTTTGGACAGGATAGTGTACAG GAAGATAGAGTTGCCACAGTTTCATTGATGTCAAGCATGGCTGATTCAGTCAAAGGGCGTGCAGTTGTG GGGCAAGTGCTTGAGGGCAGAGAACCAGAGTTGTTTTTCCTAGTATTCAAGTCATTGATCATATTCAAG GGTGGCAGGAGTACTGCATATAAGAACTCTATTCTGCAGAAAAGCAATAGAACTGAACTGTACCAGAAAGATGGGGCCGCATTATTCCGGGTTCAAGGGCTGAGACCTGATTGCATACGAGCCATTCAGGTTCATCTG GCTGCAAGTTCGCTTAATTCGTCACACTGTTACATTTTGCAAGACGGTGCTTCTTTCTTTACGTGGCTAGGAAGTCTTTCCTCACCCAGTGACCATGTTCTACTTGATAGAATGATGGATAAGTTGTGT CCACTGAAGCAATCATCGCTAGTAAGAGAAGGTTCTGAAACTGACCGTTTCTGGACAACATTAGGAGGAAGATCAGAATACTCCAAAGAAAAGCGTATCAAGGGTTGGCCAACAGATCCACATCTGTATACGTGTACTTTTCAACAAT GTCTGTTCAAG GCAAAGGAGGTATTCAGCTTCTCGCAGGATGATCTGGCAACGGAGGAGACCTTGATACTGGACTGCGGCGAAGAAATCTACGTCTGGGTTGGACTTCACTCAGGTGTCACGTCCAAGGAGCACGCCCTCGACTTCGGCAAG ATGTTCCTTCAGGCAGGCATTGCTCGGGATGGACCACGGTCGGTCACTGAGACAACCGTGTATGCTGTCGCGGAAGGGGATGAACCTGCATTTTTCACCAGCTTCTTCAATTGGGATAGCTCAAAACAAGCTGCAGCT ATGCTGGGCAACTCATTTGAGAGGAAGCTGGCAATGCTGAAAGGGCTTTCACCAAAATTGGAGGTTGTAGTTTATTACCTTATCTCACTAATTTTCTTCAAAACAACCTGTCTCAACAGTAAAAATTTGCCTGAAGACTAA
- the LOC123113018 gene encoding villin-1 isoform X1 has translation MSTMKGVDGEFLGVGDKPGLNIWCIMGTSVVPIAKSLHGKFYNGNCYIILHTAEVKSGTRRHNVHYWIGEEAKEEDCLMASDKAVELDAALGSHTIQYRETQGEESDKFLSYFKPCIIPVQGSFSSHWRRSGDECDGTTMFRCEGEHVARLREVPFSRSSLDHKAAFIVDTPSKIFLFSGCNSCVQTRAMALDVIKHLRENRHCGRCEIGIIEDGKLAGDSDAGEFWNLFGGYAPIPRDVPDAANGGPMTTSPKKLFWINKRILVPMEAQFLEREMLKSDRSYILDCGAEIFLWIGMTTLVSEKKTSATALEEYVHLQGRSSIGRTVIMTEGHEIADFKLHFQHWPKNVVQKLYEAGREKVAAIFKHQGYDVAEIPDDNPRPLISSNGCLKVWLVDRGCVTLLCTEEQEQLYNGDCYIIQYSYAEDGKDYHLFLAWFGQDSVQEDRVATVSLMSSMADSVKGRAVVGQVLEGREPELFFLVFKSLIIFKGGRSTAYKNSILQKSNRTELYQKDGAALFRVQGLRPDCIRAIQVHLAASSLNSSHCYILQDGASFFTWLGSLSSPSDHVLLDRMMDKLCPLKQSSLVREGSETDRFWTTLGGRSEYSKEKRIKGWPTDPHLYTCTFQQCLFKAKEVFSFSQDDLATEETLILDCGEEIYVWVGLHSGVTSKEHALDFGKMFLQAGIARDGPRSVTETTVYAVAEGDEPAFFTSFFNWDSSKQAAAMLGNSFERKLAMLKGLSPKLESPDRSLRKSSSRRQGMSSEPTTPEQQQQQQPAARRTFGSASAGRTARERLPPSSSAASPSPATPSWSLKSRGSSSPSMPATARRLFPSSLHAPGTAAAHLPSPTAIGSPGRRR, from the exons ATGTCGACAATGAAGGGCGTCGACGGCGAGTTCCTCGGCGTCGGCGACAAGCC AGGGCTGAATATCTGGTGTATTATGGGCACCAGTGTAGTCCCAATTGCAAAATCCTTGCATGGCAAGTTCTACAATGGGAACTGCTATATCATACTCCAT ACAGCTGAAGTCAAGAGCGGAACTCGAAGGCATAATGTGCATTACTGGATAGGGGAGGAGGCCAAAGAG GAAGATTGTTTGATGGCCTCTGACAAGGCCGTTGAGTTGGATGCGGCGCTGGGCTCTCACACGATCCAGTACAGGGAAACACAAGGCGAAGAATCCGACAAGTTCTTGTCATACTTCAAACCATGCATCATCCCTGTACAAGGTAGCTTCTCTTCGCACTGGAGAAGATCTGGGGATGAATGCGACGGGACCACGATGTTTCGGTGCGAAGGAGAGCATGTAGCTCGTCTAAGAGAA GTTCCATTTTCGCGGTCCTCTCTGGATCATAAGGCGGCATTTATAGTGGACACACCATCCAAGATTTTCCTTTTCAGCGGTTGTAATTCTTGCGTACAAACAAGGGCTATGGCACTAGATGTCATAAAGCATTTGAGAGAAAACCGACACTGCGGCAGATGTGAGATCGGGATAATAG AGGATGGAAAGCTTGCTGGTGATTCAGATGCTGGTGAGTTTTGGAACCTCTTTGGAGGTTATGCGCCTATTCCTCGTGATGTACCAGACGCAGCCAATGGGGGACCGATGACTACCTCACCCAAGAAACTTTTTTG GATTAACAAGAGAATCCTTGTTCCCATGGAGGCCCAGTTTTTAGAAAGAGAAATGCTGAAGTCTGACAGAAGTTACATACTGGACTGTGGAGCTGAAATATTCTTGTGGATAGGGATGACAACACTAGTTTCAGAGAAGAAGACATCTGCTACCGCATTAGAG GAGTACGTACACTTACAAGGCAGATCATCAATTGGCCGCACTGTTATAATGACTGAAGGTCATGAAATTGCCGATTTTAAGCTGCATTTTCAGCATTGGCCAAAGAATGTTGTGCAGAAGTTGTATGAGGCAGGGCGGGAGAAAGTGGCAG CAATTTTCAAGCATCAGGGCTACGATGTTGCAGAAATTCCAGATGACAATCCTCGGCCGCTCATCAGTAGTAATGGTTGTCTTAAG GTCTGGCTGGTAGACCGTGGTTGTGTAACCCTCCTTTGCACCGAGGAGCAGGAGCAACTATACAATGGAGACTGCTATATCATACAGTACAGCTACGCTGAAGATGGAAAAGATTATCATCTGTTCCTTGCTTGGTTTGGACAGGATAGTGTACAG GAAGATAGAGTTGCCACAGTTTCATTGATGTCAAGCATGGCTGATTCAGTCAAAGGGCGTGCAGTTGTG GGGCAAGTGCTTGAGGGCAGAGAACCAGAGTTGTTTTTCCTAGTATTCAAGTCATTGATCATATTCAAG GGTGGCAGGAGTACTGCATATAAGAACTCTATTCTGCAGAAAAGCAATAGAACTGAACTGTACCAGAAAGATGGGGCCGCATTATTCCGGGTTCAAGGGCTGAGACCTGATTGCATACGAGCCATTCAGGTTCATCTG GCTGCAAGTTCGCTTAATTCGTCACACTGTTACATTTTGCAAGACGGTGCTTCTTTCTTTACGTGGCTAGGAAGTCTTTCCTCACCCAGTGACCATGTTCTACTTGATAGAATGATGGATAAGTTGTGT CCACTGAAGCAATCATCGCTAGTAAGAGAAGGTTCTGAAACTGACCGTTTCTGGACAACATTAGGAGGAAGATCAGAATACTCCAAAGAAAAGCGTATCAAGGGTTGGCCAACAGATCCACATCTGTATACGTGTACTTTTCAACAAT GTCTGTTCAAG GCAAAGGAGGTATTCAGCTTCTCGCAGGATGATCTGGCAACGGAGGAGACCTTGATACTGGACTGCGGCGAAGAAATCTACGTCTGGGTTGGACTTCACTCAGGTGTCACGTCCAAGGAGCACGCCCTCGACTTCGGCAAG ATGTTCCTTCAGGCAGGCATTGCTCGGGATGGACCACGGTCGGTCACTGAGACAACCGTGTATGCTGTCGCGGAAGGGGATGAACCTGCATTTTTCACCAGCTTCTTCAATTGGGATAGCTCAAAACAAGCTGCAGCT ATGCTGGGCAACTCATTTGAGAGGAAGCTGGCAATGCTGAAAGGGCTTTCACCAAAATTGGAG TCACCGGACAGGAGCTTGCGCAAGTCTTCGTCGCGAAGACAGGGGATGTCGTCAGAGCCGACGacgccggagcagcagcagcagcagcagccggcggcgaggaggacgtTCGGTTCTGCCTCTGCCGGGAGGACCGCTAGGGAGAGACTGCCACCATCTTCATCCGCAGCGTCGCCGTCGCCGGCAACACCTTCCTGGTCTCTCAAGAGCCGAGGGTCGTCGTCGCCGTCGATGCCAGCCACGGCACGGCGGCTTTTCCCTTCCTCGCTGCACGCACCGGGGACAGCGGCCGCACATCTCCCCTCCCCTACGGCCATAGGGAGTCCTGGTCGACGACGGTGA
- the LOC123113018 gene encoding villin-1 isoform X2, whose protein sequence is MASDKAVELDAALGSHTIQYRETQGEESDKFLSYFKPCIIPVQGSFSSHWRRSGDECDGTTMFRCEGEHVARLREVPFSRSSLDHKAAFIVDTPSKIFLFSGCNSCVQTRAMALDVIKHLRENRHCGRCEIGIIEDGKLAGDSDAGEFWNLFGGYAPIPRDVPDAANGGPMTTSPKKLFWINKRILVPMEAQFLEREMLKSDRSYILDCGAEIFLWIGMTTLVSEKKTSATALEEYVHLQGRSSIGRTVIMTEGHEIADFKLHFQHWPKNVVQKLYEAGREKVAAIFKHQGYDVAEIPDDNPRPLISSNGCLKVWLVDRGCVTLLCTEEQEQLYNGDCYIIQYSYAEDGKDYHLFLAWFGQDSVQEDRVATVSLMSSMADSVKGRAVVGQVLEGREPELFFLVFKSLIIFKGGRSTAYKNSILQKSNRTELYQKDGAALFRVQGLRPDCIRAIQVHLAASSLNSSHCYILQDGASFFTWLGSLSSPSDHVLLDRMMDKLCPLKQSSLVREGSETDRFWTTLGGRSEYSKEKRIKGWPTDPHLYTCTFQQCLFKAKEVFSFSQDDLATEETLILDCGEEIYVWVGLHSGVTSKEHALDFGKMFLQAGIARDGPRSVTETTVYAVAEGDEPAFFTSFFNWDSSKQAAAMLGNSFERKLAMLKGLSPKLESPDRSLRKSSSRRQGMSSEPTTPEQQQQQQPAARRTFGSASAGRTARERLPPSSSAASPSPATPSWSLKSRGSSSPSMPATARRLFPSSLHAPGTAAAHLPSPTAIGSPGRRR, encoded by the exons ATGGCCTCTGACAAGGCCGTTGAGTTGGATGCGGCGCTGGGCTCTCACACGATCCAGTACAGGGAAACACAAGGCGAAGAATCCGACAAGTTCTTGTCATACTTCAAACCATGCATCATCCCTGTACAAGGTAGCTTCTCTTCGCACTGGAGAAGATCTGGGGATGAATGCGACGGGACCACGATGTTTCGGTGCGAAGGAGAGCATGTAGCTCGTCTAAGAGAA GTTCCATTTTCGCGGTCCTCTCTGGATCATAAGGCGGCATTTATAGTGGACACACCATCCAAGATTTTCCTTTTCAGCGGTTGTAATTCTTGCGTACAAACAAGGGCTATGGCACTAGATGTCATAAAGCATTTGAGAGAAAACCGACACTGCGGCAGATGTGAGATCGGGATAATAG AGGATGGAAAGCTTGCTGGTGATTCAGATGCTGGTGAGTTTTGGAACCTCTTTGGAGGTTATGCGCCTATTCCTCGTGATGTACCAGACGCAGCCAATGGGGGACCGATGACTACCTCACCCAAGAAACTTTTTTG GATTAACAAGAGAATCCTTGTTCCCATGGAGGCCCAGTTTTTAGAAAGAGAAATGCTGAAGTCTGACAGAAGTTACATACTGGACTGTGGAGCTGAAATATTCTTGTGGATAGGGATGACAACACTAGTTTCAGAGAAGAAGACATCTGCTACCGCATTAGAG GAGTACGTACACTTACAAGGCAGATCATCAATTGGCCGCACTGTTATAATGACTGAAGGTCATGAAATTGCCGATTTTAAGCTGCATTTTCAGCATTGGCCAAAGAATGTTGTGCAGAAGTTGTATGAGGCAGGGCGGGAGAAAGTGGCAG CAATTTTCAAGCATCAGGGCTACGATGTTGCAGAAATTCCAGATGACAATCCTCGGCCGCTCATCAGTAGTAATGGTTGTCTTAAG GTCTGGCTGGTAGACCGTGGTTGTGTAACCCTCCTTTGCACCGAGGAGCAGGAGCAACTATACAATGGAGACTGCTATATCATACAGTACAGCTACGCTGAAGATGGAAAAGATTATCATCTGTTCCTTGCTTGGTTTGGACAGGATAGTGTACAG GAAGATAGAGTTGCCACAGTTTCATTGATGTCAAGCATGGCTGATTCAGTCAAAGGGCGTGCAGTTGTG GGGCAAGTGCTTGAGGGCAGAGAACCAGAGTTGTTTTTCCTAGTATTCAAGTCATTGATCATATTCAAG GGTGGCAGGAGTACTGCATATAAGAACTCTATTCTGCAGAAAAGCAATAGAACTGAACTGTACCAGAAAGATGGGGCCGCATTATTCCGGGTTCAAGGGCTGAGACCTGATTGCATACGAGCCATTCAGGTTCATCTG GCTGCAAGTTCGCTTAATTCGTCACACTGTTACATTTTGCAAGACGGTGCTTCTTTCTTTACGTGGCTAGGAAGTCTTTCCTCACCCAGTGACCATGTTCTACTTGATAGAATGATGGATAAGTTGTGT CCACTGAAGCAATCATCGCTAGTAAGAGAAGGTTCTGAAACTGACCGTTTCTGGACAACATTAGGAGGAAGATCAGAATACTCCAAAGAAAAGCGTATCAAGGGTTGGCCAACAGATCCACATCTGTATACGTGTACTTTTCAACAAT GTCTGTTCAAG GCAAAGGAGGTATTCAGCTTCTCGCAGGATGATCTGGCAACGGAGGAGACCTTGATACTGGACTGCGGCGAAGAAATCTACGTCTGGGTTGGACTTCACTCAGGTGTCACGTCCAAGGAGCACGCCCTCGACTTCGGCAAG ATGTTCCTTCAGGCAGGCATTGCTCGGGATGGACCACGGTCGGTCACTGAGACAACCGTGTATGCTGTCGCGGAAGGGGATGAACCTGCATTTTTCACCAGCTTCTTCAATTGGGATAGCTCAAAACAAGCTGCAGCT ATGCTGGGCAACTCATTTGAGAGGAAGCTGGCAATGCTGAAAGGGCTTTCACCAAAATTGGAG TCACCGGACAGGAGCTTGCGCAAGTCTTCGTCGCGAAGACAGGGGATGTCGTCAGAGCCGACGacgccggagcagcagcagcagcagcagccggcggcgaggaggacgtTCGGTTCTGCCTCTGCCGGGAGGACCGCTAGGGAGAGACTGCCACCATCTTCATCCGCAGCGTCGCCGTCGCCGGCAACACCTTCCTGGTCTCTCAAGAGCCGAGGGTCGTCGTCGCCGTCGATGCCAGCCACGGCACGGCGGCTTTTCCCTTCCTCGCTGCACGCACCGGGGACAGCGGCCGCACATCTCCCCTCCCCTACGGCCATAGGGAGTCCTGGTCGACGACGGTGA